One Fusarium poae strain DAOMC 252244 chromosome 4, whole genome shotgun sequence DNA window includes the following coding sequences:
- a CDS encoding hypothetical protein (BUSCO:39964at5125) yields the protein MHIEEISDMMEESLKVSQTEQATSATQPTATDATKPQLPPAHAIASGKTVDEVWEDLNKSPLFMTDLDANEENDDIAALQALAYEGTPLENGQEFKERGNEHFKIKNYVDAKEFYGKGIAILAGEERKRARGEQTKNQEGVIDTEEEIQKQRETLEALYVNRAACHLSVKNYRSCWLDCAAALRLNPRNIKAYFRSARALLAVNRIEEADDVCARGLSLDESNASLRAVADDIIKRAKEIDARRKRDAEREAKEKRRALLIKAALRARNIPTRTTSQPPEMEDAGIALLPDPDDPRSTLAFPTVLLYPLHLESDFVKAFEETHSLEDHLSYIFPLPWDKEGAYTTLGVEAFVETTQGGLLKMGKRVPLLKVLGTGKVEVVDEVVRIFVVPKDKAEAWTKEHKAKRAAEKGEAS from the coding sequence ATGCATATCGAAGAGATCAGCGATATGATGGAAGAGTCTCTGAAGGTCTCCCAAACAGAGCAGGCCACATCGGCGACTCAACCCACCGCAACAGATGCGACAAAACCCCAACTTCCACCAGCGCATGCCATCGCTAGTGGAAAGACTGTTGACGAGGTGTGGGAGGACCTCAACAAGTCACCTCTTTTTATGACAGACCTCGACGCCAACGAGGAGAACGACGACATTGCAGCTTTACAGGCCCTTGCCTACGAGGGTACTCCTCTTGAGAACGGCCAGGAGTTCAAGGAACGTGGAAATGAGCACTTCAAGATAAAGAACTACGTTGATGCCAAAGAATTCTATGGAAAGGGTATTGCTATCCTTGCGGGCGAGGAGCGCAAACGCGCGAGGGGCGAGCAGACCAAGAACCAGGAGGGCGTGATTGACACGGAAGAGGAGATTCAGAAGCAGCGAGAGACACTTGAGGCTCTGTACGTCAATCGTGCGGCTTGTCATCTTTCTGTCAAGAATTATCGCAGCTGCTGGCTTGACTGTGCTGCAGCATTGCGCCTCAACCCTCGCAATATCAAGGCCTACTTCCGCAGTGCTCGAGCTCTCCTCGCTGTGAATCGCATTGAGGAGGCTGATGATGTGTGCGCTCGTGGCCTTTCACTGGATGAGTCAAACGCATCACTCCGAGCTGTGGCAGACGACATTATCAAGCGAGCCAAGGAGATTGATGCACGACGCAAGAGAGATGCAGAGCGTGAAGCCAAGGAGAAGCGGCGAGCATTACTCATCAAGGCAGCTTTGCGAGCGAGGAATATCCCCACGCGCACCACGTCCCAGCCCCCGGAGATGGAAGACGCGGGTATTGCGCTTCTACCAGACCCCGATGACCCACGCAGCACGCTTGCTTTCCCGACGGTCCTGCTGTACCCTCTCCACCTGGAGTCTGATTTCGTCAAGGCGTTTGAAGAGACACATTCGCTTGAGGATCACCTGAGCTACATCTTTCCTTTGCCGTGGGACAAGGAGGGTGCTTATACAACTTTAGGCGTGGAAGCCTTTGTAGAGACTACACAGGGTGGTTTGCTCAAAATGGGCAAGCGAGTGCCGTTGCTCAAGGTTTTGGGAACAGGCAaggttgaggttgttgatgaggtTGTGAGGATTTTCGTTGTGCCCAAGGACAAGGCTGAAGCTTGGACAAAGGAGCATAAGGCGAAAAGGGCGGCTGAGAAGGGAGAAGCGAGCTGA
- a CDS encoding hypothetical protein (TransMembrane:12 (i20-44o56-77i89-112o118-138i150-171o191-213i292-309o349-368i380-399o405-428i448-468o480-498i)~BUSCO:26883at5125): MAMLRTGPRDPDAFPAMQLFLLAIVRLAEPIALTSIFPYAWALVKDFHIGSEEHASFYSGILISAFSLAEAAMGTYWGALSDRIGRKPVLMIGSLGTMLSMLMVGMAPNFGIALFGRALGGLLNGNIGVIQTMVGELVTKPEHEPRAFSIMPFVWSIGTIVGPSIGGMFANPHDSWPGAFPAGGLFQRYPYLLPNLICSGLLLVSIVLGFLLLEETHPDMQTEHVPAVECRSTEETPLVLSTNNRMVTEVHADTYGTIETPSDISSDDWNTLCVENEKEATDVPAKTWNRRVVGFIVALSIFTYHSMTFDHLLPIFFEEKRAGAAETIKGASIFPFYSPGGLGMTLRDVGMVLAVDGGIALFIQVFIFPWAVQKLGTYRLFLLVTILHPIIYILMPMLLLVPENFIYPAIYGCLIVRNILSIILYPLLMILIKEATPTASALGKVNGLAASAGAACRMIASPIAGFLWAVGSKSDCSALAWYGSAIAAVFGAIQCFSVPRQRSGEPSEEAPALPCKQTVVVTETEFYDSD, encoded by the exons ATGGCTATGCTTCGTACTGGTCCTCGTGACCCTGATGCCTTTCCGGCAATGCAGCTCTTTTTGCTAG CTATTGTTCGACTCGCAGAGCCTATCGCCTTGACATCCATCTTCCCCTATGCCTGGGCTCTCGTTAAGGATTTCCACATTGGTAGCGAAGAACACGCATCATTCTACTCGGGCATTCTTATCTCAGCCTTCTCCCTCGCAGAGGCTGCGATGGGCACCTACTGGGGTGCCCTATCCGATCGAATCGGACGCAAGCCTGTTTTAATGATTGGATCGCTTGGGACGATGCTCAGTATGTTGATGGTTGGAATGGCTCCCAACTTTGGCATTGCCTTGTTTGGCCGTGCTCTAGGTGGTCTACTCAATGGAAACATTGGTGTCATTCAAACTATGGTTGGTGAGCTGGTCACCAAGCCTGAGCATGAGC CCCGTGCTTTCTCCATAATGCCTTTTGTATGGAGTATCGGAACCATTGTAGGACCCTCCATCGGCGGCATGTTTGCCAACCCCCACGATTCTTGGCCTGGAGCCTTCCCTGCTGGTGGCCTCTTTCAGCGTTATCCTTATCTGCTGCCCAACCTCATTTGCTCCGGCTTGCTCCTTGTCAGCATCGTGCTCGgtttcctccttcttgaggaAACCCATCCTGATATGCAGACTGAGCATGTCCCCGCTGTTGAGTGTCGATCCACCGAGGAGACCCCTTTGGTTCTTTCTACCAACAACAGAATGGTGACAGAAGTTCATGCCGACACTTATGGTACCATCGAGACCCCAAGTGATATTTCTAGCGATGATTGGAATACTCTCTGCGTCGAGAACGAGAAGGAAGCGACCGATGTTCCTGCAAAGACCTGGAACCGCCGTGTTGTGGGTTTTATCGTTGCTCTATCCATCTTTACTTACCATTCGATGACTTTCGACCATCTCCTCCCCATCTTCTTCGAAGAGAAGCGTGCTGGTGCAGCTGAGACGATCAAAGGCGCATCCATCTTCCCTTTCTACTCTCCCGGTGGTCTCGGCATGACTTTGCGAGATGTCGGAATGGTTCTGGCGGTTGACGGCGGTATCGCTCTGTTCATTCAGGTCTTCATTTTCCCCTGGGCTGTCCAGAAGCTTGGGACTTACCGTTTGTTCCTTCTCGTTACTATCCTTCATCCAATCATCTACATTCTGATGCCCATGCTTCTTCTCGTCCCTGAGAATTTCATCTACCCCGCCATCTATGGTTGCCTCATTGTTCGCAACATCCTCTCAATCATACTCTACCCGCTTCTGATGATTCTTATCAAGGAGGCCACTCCCACTGCCAGCGCCCTTGGCAAAGTCAACGGTTTGGCTGCCAGCGCTGGTGCCGCTTGCCGAATGATCGCCTCACCTATCGCTGGGTTCCTATGGGCTGTTGGAAGCAAGTCCGACTGCTCTGCCCTAGCATGGTATGGAAGCGCCATTGCCGCAGTATTCGGAGCTATCCAGTGCTTTTCTGTTCCTCGCCAACGGAGCGGAGAGCCCTCCGAGGAAGCACCCGCGCTACCTTGCAAGCAGACTGTTGTTGTAACTGAGACCGAGTTCTATGACTCGGACTAA
- the TOP2 gene encoding DNA topoisomerase 2 (BUSCO:1452at5125), with the protein MDSDESMLSLEDESDGFVPETKAKPKAAPKKPAAPKKMVQSTLKTKAQPKKRPTPESDNDDASVASDASNTPPKAKKQKKEAEDDDMAIDSPAKPAKQKTATEMYTKLTQLQHILKRPDTYIGSVEKTEQQLWVLNKETQLMEYKAINFVPGLYKIFDEILVNAADNKQRDSSMTYMKINIDREAGVISVENNGKGIPIVLHEKENIYIPELIFGHLLAGSNFDDDEKKTVGGRNGYGAKLCNVFSTEFNLECQDSVSGKRYKQTWTNNMNTMHKAKITASKTASYTKITFKPDFKRFGMEDGIDDDLESLMYRRVYDMVGTIRGIKVFLNGEQVKIKDFKAYCDLYAKSIAKDRSDEEGGAPTCTVEMDKDKSHPRWEVGFAVSDGTFQQVSFVNSIATTAGGTHVNYIADQITKSLLNALNKKRKGHTLKQNHLRNHIFVFINCYIDNPAFSSQTKEQMTTKASQFGSKCVLGDDFLKKVAKSDAIQNILDFAEKKADKMMAKSDGNKRSRVNNAKLVEANFAGTRRGHECTLILTEGDSAKGLAVSGRAILDPDRIGVFPLRGKLLNVRDASPDQIAKNQEIQNIKQFLGLKHKTSYTDTKNLRYGHLMIMADQDHDGSHIKGLLINFLEVQFPSLLRIPDFFREFITPIVKVWQGSNPKKPQKLKSFFTQPEYEEWKDVHKNELTRWHSKYFKGLGTSSNEDAQVYFTNLDDHLKEFEVMKPEESKMLELAFSKKKADARKEWLGNFVPGTFLDHSAKQICYSDFINRELILFSMADNMRSIPSVLDGFKPGQRKVIYACFKRNLIKDKKVVELAGYVSEQTAYHHGEQSLQQTIIGLAQNFVGSNNINCLEPSGNFGSRLAGGSDAASPRYTFTRLSPFARKIFHPMDEPNLLHHYEDGKKIEPMVYAPILPMVLVNGADGIGTGWSSNIPNYHPADIVQNLRRRMGRFDENDTEEKPFETMMPWFRGWKGTPEAAGPDRYKFNGVAELNEQKDNEVIITELPIRMWTDDFKAKLEKIISGEGGPSWIKDYKEFNDHSTVHFEIAVDEKHMGKVMEEGILERFKLTKQVATSNLVAFDTSGRIRKYEKVEEILEEFYQYRLDMYTDRKKHWLGVYHADLRKLQNQARFIKEIIDNKLVVGKKKKAVLVQELRDRDYEAFPPRGDKKKTADEEEDEEDNQDVEGDSEGGARDYDYLLSMPIWSLTAERLEKLKLAIEKKEAEHEELLALSEKDLWCRDLDDFMTEWENQLAVDAEIKTNIRRLGRRVSKKIGAGTARGRKAKDDDDYAPEKKARAKPKAAATTAKPAPKPVKVETKSAQRFADMFSSKPKVKKEPTADVMELSDAFSDDDYAALSRSKSSAPALKTSQSPPTEAPGTGRAKRAAASKMKTVIDDDSESDDDQMLGDVGALVKGIDKPAGDGEKGRFSLHAMSRPDSSHGNTSNSGLPKAKAKSAKAFDFEDDSPDDTNYELLAKSSPHKTAAKDDHIDSFLSDDEPFVAPAKPTSAKSKSTGTESEDPTPAGLATVKKGRGRPAGAKNKEATKPKTAPKAATKVTKTAASKVASRPATKQTTLSPAAKAYAAKKAVKKPVLDDDSDEDMAEPDSPPPKAAARARPGRAAAARRPIVVDDDSSVGQPDESDDPFSMDDDED; encoded by the exons ATGGATTCTGACGAGTCTATGCTCAGTCTTGAGGACGAGTCTGATGGCTTCGTTCCCGAAACT AAAGCGAAGCCCAAAGCCGCGCCCAAAAAGCCTGCCGCGCCCAAAAAGATGGTGCAATCAACCCTCAAAACAAAGGCCCAGCCTAAGAAGCGCCCTACTCCAGAGAGCGATAACGACGATGCGAGTGTTGCCTCCGATGCCTCCAACACGCCGCCCAAGGCgaagaagcaaaaaaaggaggccgaggacgacgacatggCTATTGACAGCCCTGCCAAACCTGCTAAGCAGAAGACGGCCACCGAAATGTACACAAAACTCACACAGCTCCAACACATTCTCAAGCGACCTGACACGTATATCGGTTCTGTTGAAAAAACAGAACAGCAACTATGGGTTCTAAACAAAGAGACTCAACTCATGGAGTACAAAGCTATCAATTTTGTGCCTGGTCTCTACAAAATTTTTGACGAGATTCTGGTCAACGCTGCCGACAACAAGCAGCGCGACAGCTCCATGACATACATGAAGATCAATATTGACCGTGAGGCCGGTGTGATCAGCGTTGAGAACAACGGAAAGGGCATTCCTATCGTGCTTCACGAAAAAGAGAATATTTACATTCCTGAACTCATTTTCGGACATTTGTTGGCAGGTTCCAACTTCGACgatgacgagaagaagaccGTCGGTGGTCGTAACGGTTACGGTGCCAAGCTATGCAACGTCTTCAGTACCGAGTTTAATCTCGAGTGTCAGGACAGTGTAAGCGGGAAGAGGTACAAGCAGACATGGACCAACAACATGAACACGATGCACAAGGCCAAAATCACTGCTAGCAAAACCGCCAGCTATACCAAAATTACTTTCAAGCCTGATTTCAAGCGCTTTGGTATGGAAGACGGCATTGACGACGACCTGGAATCATTGATGTATCGAAGAGTCTACGACATGGTGGGTACGATCAGAGGCATCAAAGTATTCCTCAACGGAGAGcaagtcaagatcaaggactTCAAGGCTTACTGTGATCTTTACGCCAAGTCTATCGCAAAGGACAGAAGCGACGAGGAGGGCGGCGCTCCTACCTGCACAGTGGAGATGGATAAGGATAAGTCGCATCCTCGATGGGAAGTGGGCTTCGCTGTCTCTGACGGCACTTTCCAACAAGTCTCATTTGTCAACTCTATCGCGACCACGGCTGGCGGTACTCACGTCAACTATATTGCTGATCAGATTACCAAAAGTCTTCTCAACGCTCTGaacaagaagcgcaagggtCACACTTTGAAGCAAAACCACCTTCGTAATCACATCTTCGTTTTCATCAATTGCTATATCGACAACCCTGCCTTTTCTTCACAGACCAAGGAGCAGATGACAACCAAGGCTAGCCAATTTGGTAGCAAATGCGTACTAGGTGACGATTTCCTCAAAAAGGTGGCAAAGTCCGATGCCATCCAGAACATCTTGGACTTTgcggagaagaaggccgatAAAATGATGGCCAAAAGTGATGGCAACAAGCGATCAAGAGTGAACAATGCCAAGCTGGTCGAGGCTAACTTTGCCGGTACAAGAAGAGGTCATGAATGTACTTTGATTCTGACAGAAGGTGACTCTGCCAAGGGTTTGGCTGTTTCTGGCCGTGCCATCCTCGACCCTGACCGAATCGGTGTCTTCCCGCTGCGTGGAAAGCTGCTTAACGTTCGTGACGCTTCGCCTGATCAGATCGCAAAAAACCAAGAGATCCAGAACATCAAGCAATTCCTGGGACTCAAGCACAAAACATCTTACACTGACACAAAAAACCTCCGATATGGTCATCTAATGATCATGGCTGATCAGGATCATGATGGTAGTCATATCAAAGGACTTCTCATCAATTTTCTTGAGGTCCAATTCCCATCTCTTCTCCGGATCCCCGATTTCTTCAGGGAATTCATTACCCCCATTGTCAAAGTCTGGCAAGGCTCAAACCCCAAGAAGCCCCAGAAACTCAAATCTTTCTTCACGCAGCCCGAATACGAAGAGTGGAAGGATGTCCACAAAAACGAGCTCACTCGGTGGCATTCTAAGTACTTCAAGGGTCTGGGAACCAGCTCCAACGAGGATGCACAAGTCTACTTCACCAATCTTGATGACCATTTGAAAGAATTTGAAGTGATGAAACCCGAAGAATCCAAGATGTTGGAGTTGGCCTTTTCCAAGAAAAAGGCGGATGCGAGAAAAGAATGGTTGGGCAATTTCGTGCCTGGTACTTTCCTGGATCATTCGGCCAAGCAAATCTGCTACTCTGACTTCATCAACAGAGAACTTATTCTCTTCAGTATGGCTGACAACATGCGATCTATTCCATCTGTTCTGGATGGATTTAAGCCCGGTCAGCGCAAGGTGATCTACGCATGCTTCAAGAGAAACTTgatcaaagacaagaaggTTGTTGAATTGGCAGGTTATGTGTCTGAACAGACGGCATACCACCACGGTGAACAGTCACTTCAACAAACCATCATTGGTCTTGCTCAGAACTTCGTGGGTtccaacaacatcaactgCCTGGAACCTAGTGGAAACTTCGGTTCTCGGCTTGCAGGTGGTTCTGATGCTGCTAGTCCTCGTTATACGTTCACTCGATTGTCACCTTTTGCCCGCAAAATCTTCCACCCCATGGATGAGCCCAACCTGCTACACCATTATGAAGATGGCAAGAAAATTGAGCCAATGGTATATGCTCCAATTCTTCCCATGGTACTAGTCAACGGCGCCGATGGTATTGGCACAGGTTGGAGTAGTAACATTCCCAACTACCATCCTGCAGATATCGTTCAAAACTTGAGGCGTCGAATGGGTCGCTTCGACGAGAATGACACAGAAGAGAAACCTTTCGAAACCATGATGCCTTGGTTCCGTGGTTGGAAGGGTACTCCTGAGGCTGCTGGGCCCGACCGTTACAAGTTCAATGGTGTCGCAGAGCTCAACGAACAAAAGGATAACGAGGTCATTATTACAGAACTGCCCATCCGTATGTGGACAGATGATTTCAAGGCAAAACTGGAAAAGATCATTTCCGGCGAAGGAGGCCCTTCGTGGATCAAAGATTACAAAGAGTTCAATGACCACAGCACTGTTCATTTTGAGATTGCTGTGGACGAAAAGCACATGGGCAAAGTAATGGAGGAGGGTATCCTTGAGCGATTCAAGCTTACCAAGCAGGTCGCAACCTCCAACTTGGTTGCATTCGACACCAGCGGCCGAATTCGCAAGTACGAGAAGGTCGAAGAGATCCTCGAAGAGTTTTACCAGTATCGTCTCGACATGTATACTGATCGCAAG AAACACTGGCTGGGGGTTTACCACGCAGATTTGCGCAAGCTCCAGAACCAAGCAAGATTTATCAAAGAGATTATTGACAACAAACTTGTGGTCggtaaaaagaagaaggccgtGCTTGTACAGGAGCTTCGAGATCGTGATTACGAGGCGTTTCCTCCCCGTggggacaagaagaagacggcggacgaagaagaagacgaggaggacAACCAGGACGTCGAAGGGGACTCGGAGGGTGGTGCCCGTGATTACGACTATCTTCTCTCG ATGCCTATCTGGTCATTGACTGCTGAGCGACTTGAAAAACTCAAACTCGccatcgagaagaaggaggctgAGCACGAGGAGCTTCTCGCTCTCAGTGAGAAGGATCTCTGGTGCCGTGACCTTGATGATTTCATGACTGAGTGGGAGAATCAGCTTGCAGTCGATGCTGAAATCAAGACGAACATCCGTCGCTTGGGCCGCCGCGTTTCTAAAAAGATAGGTGCTGGCACCGCTCGTGGCCGCAAAGccaaggatgatgacgactaCGCGCCTGAGAAGAAGGCACGTGCGAAACCCAAGGCTGCTGCCACAACAGCCAAGCCGGCTCCTAAGCCAGTCAAGGTGGAAACGAAGAGTGCTCAACGATTTGCCGATATGTTCAGCTCGAAACcaaaggtcaagaaggagcCTACAGCCGACGTCATGGAGCTCTCAGATGCCTTCTCTGACGACGACTATGCCGCCCTGAGCCGCAGCAAGTCGTCGGCACCTGCATTGAAGACATCCCAGTCGCCACCGACCGAAGCACCAGGCACTGGACGAGCCAAGCGCGCTGCTGCATCTAAGATGAAGACGGTCATCGACGACGACTCTGAAAGTGATGACGACCAGATGCTTGGTGATGTTGGTGCCCTAGTTAAGGGCATTGACAAACCAGCTGGTGACGGTGAAAAGGGCAGATTTAGTTTGCATGCTATGAGCCGACCAGACTCCAGCCACGGCAATACCAGCAACAGTGGACTTCCgaaggccaaggccaagtcgGCCAAGGCGTTCGACTTTGAAGACGATAGTCCTGACGATACGAACTACGAACTGCTTGCTAAGTCGTCACCACACAAGACGGCGGCCAAGGATGATCACATTGATAGCTTCCTTTCTGACGACGAGCCTTTCGTAGCTCCAGCCAAGCCAACATCTGCCAAGTCCAAATCTACGGGTACCGAGTCTGAGGACCCAACACCGGCTGGCCTTGCCACTGTCAAGAAGGGTCGGGGTCGTCCCGCTGGTGCTAAGAACAAAGAGGCGACGAAACCCAAGACCGCTCCCAAGGCAGCCACAAAGGTTACAAAGACAGCAGCGTCTAAGGTTGCTTCACGCCCCGCCACTAAGCAGACCACTCTTTCGCCAGCAGCTAAGGCATACGCCGCGAAAAAGGCTGTCAAGAAGCCGGTACTCGACGATGACTCGGATGAAGACATGGCCGAGCCTGACTCGCCACCTCCTAAGGCTGCTGCGAGGGCGCGGCCTGGACGTGCTGCCGCCGCAAGACGACCCATTGTTGTTGACGATGATTCTTCGGTAGGGCAACCAGATGAGAGCGATGATCCTTTCTcaatggatgatgatgaagactaG
- a CDS encoding hypothetical protein (BUSCO:45186at5125) encodes MSSEEPQSLRSLYESAEEKRRALENAFEATSPAYRSDLEAALSLYNSARDRISALAIFSPNEGIEDVSTTDIPYLLLDAHIAELVQKTPNQSPDQRLEVLAKSRAAYERFLAAVDGYGLVQPPYDRILERYRDEPESFAVVATTDAAARRDGKIANYRAEKALKEKLEMLRRNPRYVEQGDEELVRELYMTQITFAVHSAFQALDSLNREVDILAQAPRPLAPSSTDTPSMDDHSSRLDQPLRRLHSLPGGPLLSKQGKPLQPFTLVGSRDQMSRDVFRSGHNLPTMSIDEYLEEERRQGNILQGGVEEKKVIDEDDYDAVDRETYKQREWDEFVDHNPKGAGNTLNRG; translated from the coding sequence ATGTCTTCAGAAGAGCCACAGTCGCTTCGTTCCCTCTACGAATCTGCAGAAGAAAAGCGTCGAGCCTTAGAGAACGCCTTTGAAGCAACATCCCCCGCCTACCGCTCCGATCTCGAAGCTGCCCTTTCCCTATACAACTCGGCGCGCGACCGGATATCAGCTCTCGCTATCTTCTCTCCCAACGAGGGAATCGAGGACGTTTCCACTACCGACATCCCGTACCTCCTTCTCGATGCTCATATTGCCGAGCTCGTTCAGAAAACTCCCAATCAAAGCCCTGATCAGCGCCTTGAAGTTCTCGCAAAGTCTCGCGCCGCATATGAGCGTTTCCTAGCCGCCGTAGATGGGTACGGTCTTGTTCAGCCGCCGTACGACCGTATTCTTGAGAGATACCGTGACGAGCCAGAGAGTTTTGCTGTGGTGGCGACCACCGACGCTGCGGCGCGACGAGATGGCAAGATTGCGAATTACCGTGCGGAGAAGGCGCTAAAGGAGAAACTGGAGATGTTGCGACGGAACCCACGCTACGTGGAGCAAGGTGATGAGGAACTCGTGAGGGAGCTTTACATGACACAAATCACATTTGCAGTACACTCTGCTTTTCAGGCTTTGGACTCGCTGAATCGTGAGGTTGATATCCTTGCGCAGGCGCCTCGACCACTTGCGCCTTCGTCTACCGATACACCATCCATGGATGACCACTCCTCTCGTCTCGATCAGCCTCTTCGTCGCCTGCATTCACTTCCTGGTGGGCCCTTACTTTCTAAGCAGGGCAAGCCGCTTCAACCCTTTACGCTAGTAGGTTCGCGCGATCAGATGTCACGGGATGTATTCCGCTCAGGACACAACTTGCCAACCATGTCTATCGACGAGTACCTCGAGGAGGAAAGAAGGCAGGGCAATATCCTACAGGGTGGTGTTGAGGAAAAGAAGGTgattgatgaggatgattACGATGCTGTAGATCGTGAGACATACAAGCAGCGTGAGTGGGATGAATTCGTGGACCACAATCCCAAGGGAGCGGGCAACACCCTCAACAGGGGTTGA